Proteins encoded together in one Marinithermus hydrothermalis DSM 14884 window:
- a CDS encoding glycosyltransferase family 2 protein, with protein MLSIVVVSYNTRDILKECLTRLEAHYPEAERIVVDSSSTDGSAEMVARSFPDVRLVRVPNRGYAAAVNQGLGLARGRYVVEMNADVYLNPGDLEALIAALEADPKAAFAGPTLVTPEGRLQSFGPLYAPNYWRLLRPRPVPWISGALIVARREALEAIGGMDERFFFYNEDLEWCTRARRLGWRVLLVPRRVLHLGGASTPEDPRFLAEGYRGGLLYTALYYPWLHGLHRKAVWLEAQLRHRWDPLPRRREAYRLILERLERDDLQAPLVS; from the coding sequence ATGCTCTCGATCGTCGTCGTCTCGTACAACACGCGCGACATCCTCAAGGAGTGCCTCACCCGCCTCGAGGCGCACTACCCGGAGGCGGAACGCATCGTAGTGGATTCCAGCTCCACCGACGGGTCCGCCGAGATGGTGGCCCGATCCTTTCCCGACGTGCGCCTGGTCCGTGTGCCCAACCGGGGGTACGCCGCCGCGGTGAACCAGGGGCTCGGCCTCGCCCGGGGCCGGTACGTGGTGGAGATGAACGCGGACGTGTACCTGAACCCCGGGGACCTCGAGGCCCTCATCGCTGCGCTCGAGGCCGACCCCAAGGCGGCCTTCGCCGGCCCGACCCTCGTCACTCCCGAAGGGCGGCTCCAGAGCTTCGGCCCCCTGTACGCCCCGAACTACTGGCGGCTCCTCCGGCCGCGGCCCGTACCCTGGATCTCCGGCGCGCTGATCGTGGCCCGCCGCGAGGCCCTCGAGGCGATCGGCGGCATGGACGAGCGCTTCTTCTTCTATAACGAGGACCTCGAGTGGTGTACGCGCGCCCGGCGCTTGGGATGGCGGGTGCTGCTCGTGCCACGGCGCGTGCTGCACCTGGGGGGCGCCTCAACCCCGGAAGACCCGCGGTTCCTGGCGGAAGGGTACCGCGGCGGGCTCTTGTACACCGCGCTCTACTACCCCTGGCTGCACGGCCTGCACCGCAAGGCGGTGTGGCTCGAGGCACAGCTCCGCCACCGCTGGGACCCCCTGCCCCGGCGTCGGGAGGCGTACCGATTGATCCTGGAACGCTTGGAGCGGGACGATCTACAAGCACCTTTGGTATCATGA
- the aroC gene encoding chorismate synthase, with the protein MRFLTAGESHGPQLTGVIEGLPAGLPLTPDEINPWLARRQGGYGRGRRMVIETDRVEILSGVRNGRTTGAPVTLVIHNADHRNWQDIMDPAPGSWPRKRALTAARPGHADLAGGIKYGHKDLRDVLERASARETAMRVAVGAVAHQLLAAFGVESAAHVVGLGGVWSQTPFDWSRTAEIEASPVRVLDKEAEARMIEAIDRAKTAGDTLGGVIEARFRGLVPGLGSHVHWDRKLDGRIAQMVMSIPAIKGVEIGTGFANAMRPGSEVHDPIYRDEARGYYRKTNRAGGLEGGMTNGEELVVRAALKPIATLMRPLPTVDVVTHEPADAARERSDTTAVPAASVILQACVGIVLAQAYLEKFGGDTLDELVERVERYKAHVRAF; encoded by the coding sequence ATGCGGTTCTTGACGGCAGGGGAGTCCCACGGTCCACAACTCACCGGTGTCATTGAAGGCCTACCCGCCGGGCTTCCGCTCACCCCGGACGAGATCAACCCCTGGCTGGCCCGGCGGCAGGGCGGGTACGGGCGTGGCCGGCGCATGGTGATCGAGACCGACCGGGTGGAGATCCTGTCCGGCGTGCGGAACGGACGGACCACCGGCGCGCCGGTCACGCTCGTGATCCACAACGCCGACCACCGGAACTGGCAGGACATCATGGACCCCGCCCCAGGGTCCTGGCCCAGAAAACGCGCCCTGACCGCAGCCCGTCCTGGCCATGCGGACCTCGCGGGCGGTATCAAGTACGGACACAAGGACCTCCGGGACGTGCTCGAGCGCGCCTCCGCCCGGGAGACCGCGATGCGCGTCGCGGTGGGCGCGGTGGCGCACCAACTCCTCGCGGCCTTCGGCGTGGAGAGCGCCGCGCACGTGGTGGGCCTCGGCGGGGTGTGGAGCCAGACCCCCTTCGACTGGTCGCGCACAGCGGAGATCGAGGCAAGTCCCGTACGGGTCCTGGACAAGGAGGCCGAGGCCCGGATGATCGAGGCCATCGACCGCGCCAAAACAGCGGGGGACACGCTCGGCGGGGTGATCGAGGCCCGCTTCCGCGGCCTCGTGCCCGGCCTGGGCAGCCACGTGCACTGGGACCGGAAGCTCGACGGGCGCATCGCGCAGATGGTGATGTCCATCCCCGCGATCAAGGGCGTGGAGATCGGTACGGGGTTCGCGAACGCCATGCGGCCGGGCTCTGAGGTGCACGACCCCATCTACCGGGATGAGGCGCGGGGGTACTACCGCAAGACGAACCGCGCGGGCGGCCTCGAGGGCGGCATGACCAACGGGGAGGAGCTCGTGGTGCGGGCCGCGCTCAAACCCATCGCGACCCTGATGCGCCCCCTGCCCACGGTGGACGTCGTGACCCATGAGCCCGCCGACGCGGCCCGCGAGCGGTCCGACACCACCGCGGTGCCCGCCGCAAGCGTGATCCTACAAGCGTGCGTGGGGATCGTCCTCGCCCAAGCGTACCTGGAGAAGTTCGGCGGGGACACCCTGGACGAGCTGGTCGAGCGGGTGGAGCGCTACAAAGCGCACGTGCGGGCGTTCTGA
- a CDS encoding tetratricopeptide repeat protein has translation MGAMRVLLVPTLGPLHLLHPRYNAMTLLELTRAFAPDRVLLASYSPEGLAEGLWRAKDELGLFHLLPWAEANGIPVEALGQDAEALQGEAERFREYLGSLEKGKAYLEEAARLDEMLQALLTRPLTPEALGSEPVLLKLRAYTEAVARLFGEGPATGFREARMRGVAKALRALPEGRYVVWVDVLDYPVLAGLLPEAERPRRHEPTEAERHRAVLDRAWRLEEGDDWGGLVAQLQEVGNAEAQYLAAQIYLAAGRVEAAQAILEDLIHKEFQHPAYLPGYVLARLGQVQDLLGDRQAALRAYRTVLALSWAPEAAREIALAGVRTPFRVERG, from the coding sequence ATGGGGGCGATGCGCGTACTCCTCGTACCCACACTGGGGCCGTTGCACCTGCTCCACCCGCGCTACAACGCGATGACGCTGCTCGAGCTTACGCGCGCGTTCGCGCCGGACCGCGTGCTGCTCGCCTCGTACAGCCCCGAGGGGCTGGCTGAGGGCCTGTGGCGCGCGAAGGATGAGCTGGGGTTGTTCCACCTGCTGCCCTGGGCCGAGGCAAACGGGATTCCGGTAGAGGCGCTGGGACAGGATGCGGAGGCGTTGCAGGGGGAGGCCGAACGATTCCGGGAGTACCTGGGAAGCCTCGAGAAGGGCAAGGCCTACCTGGAGGAGGCCGCGAGGCTGGATGAGATGCTTCAGGCTTTGCTCACGCGCCCCCTTACGCCGGAGGCGTTGGGGAGCGAGCCGGTGCTCCTCAAGCTCAGGGCGTACACCGAAGCGGTGGCGAGATTGTTTGGGGAGGGGCCGGCGACCGGGTTTCGCGAAGCCCGCATGCGCGGGGTCGCGAAGGCCCTCCGGGCGCTACCCGAGGGGCGGTACGTGGTGTGGGTGGACGTGCTGGACTACCCGGTCCTTGCTGGGCTGCTGCCCGAGGCAGAGCGGCCAAGGCGGCACGAGCCGACCGAGGCGGAACGGCACCGCGCGGTGCTGGACCGGGCGTGGCGGCTCGAGGAAGGGGACGACTGGGGCGGGCTGGTCGCGCAGCTGCAGGAGGTGGGTAACGCGGAAGCGCAGTACCTCGCAGCGCAGATCTACCTGGCCGCGGGCCGGGTGGAGGCAGCTCAAGCCATCCTGGAGGACCTGATCCACAAGGAGTTCCAGCACCCCGCGTACCTTCCTGGGTACGTGCTCGCTCGCCTGGGGCAGGTACAGGACCTTCTGGGGGACCGGCAGGCGGCCCTTCGGGCGTACCGCACGGTCCTGGCTTTGTCCTGGGCGCCTGAAGCGGCGCGGGAGATCGCGCTCGCGGGGGTGCGCACGCCGTTTCGAGTCGAGCGGGGGTGA
- the pilM gene encoding type IV pilus assembly protein PilM, whose amino-acid sequence MRRILSNWLQPRIEALGLEIGAANLKCVELSGTPPALKAFAMRPTPPGAVQGGNILEPGALAAEIREMLAEMRTRKRYVVAGLSNLAVITRILQVPKMTEKELEEAIQWEAERYIPFPIDEVVLDFAPLTPPEEVPDGEQLDVVIAAARHEIIAQLVETLKEASLEPVVLDIKPFAGLRSIAAQLAPNQDGHAPVSIYLEIGAESSTLVLLRGQRLLMHRNIGISGQDFTEAIARAFNLDMPTAETTKLEYGLVTIPTEDEEALLDFDAERERYNPARMYDAIRPVLVDLTTELRRSLEFFRVQAGDIEIEQGFITGGGSKLRGLPGLLSEALGLQLTPIDPWASITVDERQFDPNHLRAIGPEFTVPVGLALRGVDPLD is encoded by the coding sequence GTGCGGAGGATATTAAGCAACTGGTTGCAGCCCCGTATCGAGGCTTTGGGCCTGGAGATCGGCGCCGCCAACCTCAAGTGCGTCGAGCTGAGCGGCACCCCCCCAGCCCTCAAAGCTTTCGCCATGCGCCCCACCCCTCCCGGCGCTGTACAAGGGGGCAACATCCTCGAGCCGGGCGCACTCGCGGCCGAGATCCGGGAGATGCTGGCCGAGATGCGAACCCGTAAACGCTACGTTGTAGCGGGTCTCTCCAACCTGGCCGTCATCACCCGCATCCTCCAAGTCCCCAAAATGACCGAAAAGGAGTTGGAAGAGGCCATCCAGTGGGAAGCCGAGCGCTACATCCCCTTCCCCATCGACGAGGTAGTGCTCGACTTCGCCCCCCTCACCCCCCCCGAGGAAGTCCCCGACGGGGAACAGCTCGACGTGGTGATCGCCGCGGCCCGGCACGAGATCATCGCGCAGCTCGTCGAAACCCTAAAAGAAGCCTCCCTCGAGCCGGTGGTGCTCGACATCAAGCCCTTTGCTGGTCTCAGGTCCATCGCCGCTCAGCTCGCCCCCAACCAGGACGGGCACGCTCCCGTCTCCATCTACCTAGAGATCGGCGCGGAATCCTCCACCCTGGTCCTCCTCCGAGGCCAACGCCTCCTCATGCACCGCAACATCGGTATCTCCGGCCAGGACTTCACCGAAGCCATCGCTCGGGCCTTCAACCTGGACATGCCCACAGCCGAAACCACCAAGCTCGAGTATGGGTTGGTCACCATCCCCACCGAGGATGAGGAGGCCCTCCTCGACTTTGACGCGGAGCGTGAACGATACAACCCCGCCCGTATGTACGACGCCATTCGGCCGGTGCTGGTGGACCTGACGACCGAACTTCGGCGGAGCCTGGAGTTCTTCCGCGTACAAGCCGGGGACATCGAGATCGAGCAGGGCTTTATCACCGGTGGGGGCAGCAAACTGCGCGGCCTACCAGGCCTGTTGAGCGAAGCCCTGGGCCTGCAACTCACCCCGATAGATCCCTGGGCCTCCATCACGGTCGACGAGCGGCAGTTCGATCCCAACCACCTACGCGCGATCGGGCCGGAGTTCACCGTGCCCGTCGGTCTCGCGCTTCGGGGGGTGGATCCCCTTGATTAA
- a CDS encoding acyl-CoA thioesterase: MSLDAYPVVTPIQVRFRDLDSLGHVNNAVYLTYLELARIQYLDRLKLDTLRPSIVVARIEIDYLRPILLGEEVAVGVRVTSIGNKSFRMEYGIAAGQELAARATSVQVWLEAGRPAPVPTAVREAIQRLERLPVQGR; this comes from the coding sequence ATGTCGCTGGACGCGTATCCTGTGGTCACCCCAATCCAAGTGCGGTTTCGCGACCTGGACTCCTTGGGGCACGTGAACAACGCGGTCTACCTCACGTACCTCGAGCTCGCCCGCATCCAGTACCTGGATCGCCTCAAGCTGGATACCCTCCGGCCCAGCATCGTTGTGGCGCGGATCGAGATCGATTACCTGCGCCCCATCCTCCTTGGGGAGGAGGTCGCGGTGGGTGTGCGCGTGACGAGCATCGGCAACAAGAGCTTCCGCATGGAGTACGGGATCGCCGCGGGCCAGGAGCTCGCCGCCCGCGCGACCTCGGTTCAGGTGTGGCTAGAAGCGGGCCGCCCCGCGCCCGTCCCAACCGCCGTTCGGGAAGCCATTCAACGCCTGGAACGCCTCCCAGTCCAGGGGAGGTAG
- a CDS encoding isocitrate/isopropylmalate dehydrogenase family protein, which produces MGQTYRICLIEGDGIGHEVVPAARRVLEATGLKFEFTEAEAGWETFEKYGTSVPEETVEKIRAADATLFGAATSPTRKVEGFFGAIRYLRKRLDLFANVRPAKYHPVPGAIQGTDLVVVRENTEGLYVEQERRYARGRIAIADRVITYDASYRIAEYALKLAQRRRGKLALVHKANVLPLSDGLFLEAAYDAAKHYPDVEISEVIVDACAMRLVRRPQDFDVLVMENLFGDIISDLTAGLVGGLGIAPSGNIGEEAAIFEPVHGSAPDIAGKGIANPTATILSAAMMLEHLGEKEAAERIERAVDRVLAEGPRTPDLGGDATTEAFTDAVIRALG; this is translated from the coding sequence ATGGGTCAAACCTACCGGATCTGTCTTATCGAAGGTGACGGGATCGGGCACGAGGTCGTCCCCGCCGCGCGTCGGGTGCTCGAGGCCACCGGGCTGAAGTTCGAGTTCACCGAGGCCGAAGCGGGCTGGGAAACCTTCGAGAAGTACGGAACCTCCGTCCCGGAGGAAACCGTGGAGAAGATACGCGCCGCGGACGCCACCCTCTTCGGTGCGGCCACCAGCCCCACCCGCAAGGTCGAGGGGTTCTTCGGCGCGATCCGTTACCTCAGGAAGCGGCTCGACCTCTTCGCGAACGTGCGGCCCGCCAAGTACCACCCCGTCCCCGGTGCGATCCAGGGGACCGACCTCGTGGTGGTGCGGGAGAACACCGAGGGGCTGTACGTGGAGCAGGAGCGGCGCTACGCCCGGGGCCGGATCGCGATCGCGGACCGCGTCATCACCTACGACGCCTCCTACCGGATCGCCGAGTACGCCCTCAAGCTCGCCCAGCGCCGTCGGGGCAAGCTGGCCCTGGTGCACAAGGCCAACGTGCTGCCCCTTTCGGACGGGCTCTTCCTCGAGGCCGCTTACGACGCCGCGAAGCACTACCCGGACGTGGAGATCAGCGAGGTCATCGTGGACGCGTGCGCCATGCGGCTGGTGCGCCGCCCGCAGGACTTCGACGTGCTCGTGATGGAGAACCTCTTCGGCGATATCATCTCCGACCTGACCGCCGGCCTGGTGGGCGGCTTGGGTATCGCGCCGTCCGGAAACATCGGGGAGGAAGCCGCGATCTTCGAGCCCGTGCACGGCAGCGCGCCGGACATCGCCGGTAAGGGCATCGCCAACCCCACGGCCACCATCCTTTCCGCCGCGATGATGCTCGAGCACCTGGGCGAAAAAGAGGCCGCAGAGCGGATCGAGCGAGCGGTGGACCGCGTGCTGGCGGAAGGGCCGCGCACCCCCGATCTGGGCGGCGACGCCACCACCGAGGCGTTCACCGACGCAGTGATTCGGGCGCTGGGCTAG
- a CDS encoding histidine triad nucleotide-binding protein: protein MDCVFCRIVQGELPAEKVYEDEAFVAFRDIRPKAPVHVLVVPKAHVARLSDYPDTEDGERALGQLFRTANRVARDVLKLEGYRVQVNVGEAGGQEVFHVHVHVLGGWRR, encoded by the coding sequence ATGGATTGCGTCTTCTGCCGTATCGTTCAGGGAGAGTTGCCCGCGGAGAAGGTGTATGAGGATGAGGCGTTCGTGGCGTTCCGGGATATTCGCCCGAAGGCGCCCGTGCACGTCCTGGTCGTGCCCAAGGCGCATGTGGCTCGGCTCAGCGACTACCCGGATACCGAGGATGGGGAAAGGGCGCTCGGGCAGCTGTTCCGCACTGCGAACCGCGTGGCCCGGGATGTGCTGAAGCTCGAAGGCTACCGCGTCCAGGTGAACGTGGGGGAGGCGGGCGGACAGGAGGTTTTCCACGTGCACGTGCACGTGCTCGGGGGGTGGCGCCGGTAA
- a CDS encoding type 4a pilus biogenesis protein PilO, with protein sequence MLNRLGQRGVAILVILVSLLATGGWYLLWYTPAQSEIRALEEEISRLELQAERGRRAQRALPQLEATIQDLEAQRAEFLQKLPPRERFADVLEALSSRAAETGVTVRGLARSLGEVPVEGVRTINLTLELESPFPELFVFLREIERMRRFSTINGLTLSLGQERTRNPTLNANLSMTVYVFERAAEAEVER encoded by the coding sequence GTGCTCAATAGGCTTGGCCAACGGGGGGTCGCCATCCTGGTCATCCTTGTCAGCCTGCTCGCGACCGGAGGGTGGTACCTCCTCTGGTACACCCCAGCCCAGTCGGAGATCCGCGCTTTGGAGGAGGAGATCAGCCGTTTGGAGCTCCAGGCCGAGCGCGGGCGCCGGGCCCAACGCGCCTTGCCACAGCTCGAGGCGACCATCCAGGACCTGGAGGCGCAACGCGCGGAGTTCCTCCAGAAACTGCCGCCCAGGGAGCGTTTCGCCGATGTGCTGGAAGCCCTGAGCAGCCGCGCTGCGGAGACCGGCGTGACCGTACGCGGCCTGGCGCGCAGCCTCGGCGAGGTGCCGGTGGAGGGCGTACGGACGATCAACCTCACCCTTGAGCTGGAGTCCCCCTTCCCGGAACTCTTCGTTTTCCTCAGGGAGATCGAACGCATGCGGCGCTTCAGCACCATCAACGGCCTGACGCTCAGCCTGGGCCAGGAACGCACGCGGAACCCTACGCTTAACGCGAACCTCTCCATGACCGTTTACGTGTTTGAGCGCGCGGCTGAGGCGGAGGTGGAACGGTGA
- a CDS encoding DUF2249 domain-containing protein, producing MKVSEVLQRWPELLEVLVEASPAFRRLHNPLLRRTMPRLVTVAQAARIAGMPPETLVSQLNAALGVETKPMEMPIASDSKLHTPPPPWLQTPVGAHLDVRPILEAGEEPFPKIMAAARTVKPGGRLVLEAPFEPLPLYRVLAKQGFSAWCEQLGAQHYRVHFYREPLPTQPEPTSSSSEPLTEADWQAHHAELTVDASWEPPLPMQRILEALAALEPGQRLLVHHVRRPIHLLARLEAEGYRYALRDLGPGRVDLLIEKPR from the coding sequence ATGAAGGTCAGCGAGGTGCTCCAGCGGTGGCCCGAACTCCTCGAGGTCCTCGTAGAGGCCAGCCCCGCCTTTCGGCGGCTCCATAACCCCTTGTTGCGCCGGACCATGCCCCGCCTCGTGACCGTGGCCCAGGCCGCGCGCATCGCCGGGATGCCCCCCGAGACCCTCGTCTCCCAGCTGAACGCCGCCCTGGGCGTGGAGACCAAACCCATGGAGATGCCGATCGCAAGCGATTCCAAGCTCCACACCCCCCCACCCCCCTGGCTCCAAACCCCTGTGGGCGCGCACCTCGACGTGCGCCCCATCCTCGAGGCCGGCGAGGAACCCTTCCCCAAGATCATGGCCGCGGCCCGCACGGTGAAGCCGGGAGGACGGCTGGTGCTCGAGGCGCCCTTCGAGCCCCTGCCGCTCTACCGCGTGCTGGCCAAGCAAGGGTTCAGCGCTTGGTGCGAGCAGCTCGGGGCGCAGCACTACCGGGTGCACTTCTACCGAGAACCCCTTCCAACACAACCCGAACCCACGAGCTCCTCCTCCGAACCGCTCACCGAAGCGGACTGGCAGGCCCACCACGCCGAGCTCACCGTGGACGCGTCCTGGGAACCGCCCCTGCCCATGCAGCGCATCCTGGAGGCCCTCGCGGCGCTCGAGCCGGGCCAGCGCCTTCTCGTCCATCACGTCCGCCGGCCCATTCACTTGCTCGCGCGGCTCGAGGCAGAGGGGTACCGGTACGCCCTGCGCGACCTTGGCCCTGGCCGGGTCGATCTCCTCATCGAGAAGCCCCGGTAA
- a CDS encoding DUF2249 domain-containing protein, translating into MTRETVLDVRKIPPPQRHPLIFETFDALEAGQAFELVNDHDPKPLYYQFQAERPGRFSWTYLEAGPTVWRARIEKR; encoded by the coding sequence ATGACGCGCGAAACGGTGCTCGACGTTCGCAAGATCCCGCCGCCCCAGCGGCACCCGCTCATCTTCGAGACCTTCGACGCCCTCGAGGCCGGCCAAGCCTTCGAGCTGGTGAACGACCACGACCCCAAACCCCTCTACTACCAGTTCCAGGCCGAGCGCCCTGGCCGGTTCTCCTGGACCTACCTCGAGGCAGGCCCCACGGTCTGGCGGGCCCGCATCGAGAAGCGGTAA
- a CDS encoding DUF5317 domain-containing protein has protein sequence MDLRAPWAFIAAALAEGGLAYATYQGLLSPSLSGPLAKTLVVGFVGYGIYANRGLKSLWLVLTGLGLNLAVMAANGGHMPVSATALQAAGIGHWVPLLETTRDGVHTLLTPTTPLGFLGDTIPLSFMRKVISPGDVFILLGIIGVVVEGGLRAKKTRLQA, from the coding sequence ATCGATCTCCGCGCGCCCTGGGCGTTCATCGCGGCCGCTCTGGCGGAAGGCGGGTTGGCTTACGCCACGTATCAGGGCCTGCTATCCCCCAGCCTCTCCGGGCCGCTCGCTAAAACCCTGGTCGTAGGGTTCGTGGGGTACGGCATCTATGCGAACCGCGGGCTTAAAAGCCTCTGGCTTGTGCTGACTGGGTTGGGCCTGAATCTGGCCGTAATGGCGGCCAACGGCGGGCACATGCCCGTCAGCGCGACCGCGCTTCAGGCCGCGGGCATCGGGCACTGGGTGCCCCTCCTCGAAACCACGCGCGACGGGGTGCACACCCTCCTCACCCCCACCACCCCGCTGGGGTTCCTCGGGGACACCATCCCCCTCTCCTTTATGCGGAAGGTCATCAGCCCGGGGGACGTGTTCATCCTGTTAGGGATTATCGGCGTGGTCGTTGAGGGCGGGCTTCGCGCCAAGAAGACCCGGCTCCAGGCGTAA
- a CDS encoding type II secretion system protein GspD encodes MKRLLALMVTVLGLAFAGTLPDAPRFSTPITIQTGPAGDPLEVVLSAAAQSVGLTPVLRDVPTVNVRLALVNKPFRQVWNLLIATYGEGKLDYQLLENDVILVAPTEVIARLRTQETPDAEAQEEPVLRRFYPVPTGDPKQIADFLEQEISGLSVSVVPGQNVLVVRGAEAQQIEVQTLLNQLQKPAEAPPLLQRTFQLSYAKAGELAKVLTEALGAQDVIDRLAGLENVDVSLTPPEDGSPTKPINIVADERTNTLIVTGTAEQIAVVEALIPKLDKPVQQVQLKVRVQEVDSQVFNNLGLKWDSLSGGNLIASVLDNGLNLIFDATRSLASLNIVATLDALEKQNLARRVSDANLIIEDNFGASDEDLRQTGAKGAELKAGAKLLLPIRIGGEIEVREFDVGLTLRLRPQITADRQILLEVFTQTGGDPQSGPEGSILIPQKSTLSKLRIKDGQTVVLGGLIERTVNKSENKVPFLGDIPILGMLFRQTSNEVRDTELLVVITANIVDNAPSAEASATGTP; translated from the coding sequence ATGAAACGTCTGTTAGCGCTCATGGTGACCGTGCTGGGGCTGGCTTTCGCCGGCACCCTGCCCGACGCCCCGCGATTCAGCACCCCGATCACGATCCAGACCGGGCCTGCAGGAGATCCCCTCGAGGTTGTGCTGAGCGCCGCCGCGCAAAGCGTGGGGCTCACCCCCGTGCTGCGCGACGTGCCCACCGTGAACGTGCGGCTCGCTCTGGTGAACAAGCCCTTCCGGCAGGTGTGGAACCTCTTGATCGCAACGTACGGGGAGGGCAAGCTGGACTACCAGCTCCTCGAAAACGACGTGATCCTCGTCGCGCCTACCGAGGTTATTGCGCGCCTCCGTACGCAGGAAACCCCGGACGCCGAAGCGCAGGAGGAGCCCGTCCTCCGCAGGTTCTACCCGGTGCCCACGGGCGACCCCAAACAGATCGCGGACTTCCTCGAGCAGGAGATCAGCGGCCTGAGCGTCTCGGTGGTTCCGGGGCAGAACGTGCTGGTCGTGCGGGGCGCCGAAGCGCAGCAGATCGAAGTGCAAACCCTGCTGAACCAGCTCCAAAAACCCGCGGAGGCCCCGCCTCTGTTGCAGCGCACCTTCCAGCTCTCCTACGCCAAAGCCGGGGAGCTCGCGAAGGTCCTAACCGAAGCCCTCGGCGCACAGGACGTGATCGACCGGCTGGCGGGCCTCGAGAACGTGGACGTGAGCCTCACGCCTCCGGAGGACGGCAGCCCCACGAAACCCATCAACATCGTGGCCGACGAGCGTACGAACACCTTGATCGTCACGGGCACCGCGGAGCAGATCGCGGTGGTCGAGGCGCTCATCCCCAAGCTGGACAAACCCGTGCAGCAGGTACAGCTCAAGGTGCGGGTGCAGGAGGTGGACTCCCAGGTCTTCAACAACCTGGGGCTGAAGTGGGACTCCCTCTCCGGAGGGAACCTCATCGCGAGCGTGCTCGATAACGGCTTGAACCTGATCTTCGACGCGACGCGCAGCCTGGCTTCGCTCAACATCGTCGCGACCCTAGACGCTTTGGAGAAGCAAAACCTGGCGCGTCGGGTGAGCGACGCGAACCTGATCATCGAGGACAATTTCGGCGCGAGCGACGAGGACCTGCGGCAGACCGGCGCGAAAGGTGCGGAACTCAAAGCCGGAGCGAAGCTCCTCCTCCCGATCCGCATCGGCGGTGAGATCGAGGTGCGGGAGTTCGACGTGGGGCTCACCCTGCGCCTTCGGCCGCAGATCACGGCGGACCGGCAGATTCTCCTCGAGGTCTTCACCCAGACCGGCGGCGACCCGCAGTCCGGCCCGGAGGGGAGCATCCTGATCCCGCAGAAGAGCACCCTTTCCAAGCTCCGCATCAAGGACGGACAGACCGTGGTGCTCGGCGGTTTGATCGAGCGCACCGTCAACAAGAGCGAGAACAAGGTTCCGTTCCTGGGTGATATCCCGATCCTGGGGATGCTCTTCCGTCAGACGAGCAACGAGGTGCGCGATACCGAGCTGCTCGTGGTGATCACGGCGAATATCGTGGACAACGCCCCTTCGGCGGAAGCCTCCGCCACCGGTACCCCATAG
- a CDS encoding bifunctional nuclease family protein, which produces MVTAKVENLGVEASSGNVVVLLRAETGKLLPIWIGPLEAQNIAIALGGEKPPRPLTPDLMLSVMEMLGATLKRVEITELKEGTFYARLIIEHRGIEYEIDARPSDSLALALRAQAPIWVNEDVLEEASIDEGRFEPHGSTPEA; this is translated from the coding sequence ATGGTTACGGCAAAAGTCGAGAACCTAGGCGTGGAAGCCTCGAGCGGAAACGTCGTGGTCCTGCTACGCGCGGAAACCGGGAAGCTCCTCCCCATCTGGATCGGCCCGCTCGAAGCGCAAAACATCGCCATCGCCCTTGGGGGCGAAAAACCGCCACGCCCCCTAACCCCGGACCTGATGCTCTCCGTCATGGAGATGCTGGGCGCCACGCTGAAACGCGTCGAGATCACCGAGCTAAAAGAAGGAACGTTCTACGCTCGGCTGATCATCGAACATCGCGGGATCGAGTACGAGATCGACGCCCGCCCCTCCGACAGCCTAGCCCTCGCCCTAAGGGCCCAAGCCCCCATCTGGGTGAACGAGGACGTGCTCGAGGAAGCCAGCATCGACGAGGGCCGGTTCGAACCGCACGGCAGTACCCCCGAGGCGTGA
- a CDS encoding metal-sulfur cluster assembly factor has translation MNLIHGESPRNPLEEQAFALLAQVYDPELGLDIVNLGLVYAVEVRPPKARVRMTLTTPGCPLHDAMAPAVERALERLPGVEAVEVELVWDPPWTPERMSPEARRALGWG, from the coding sequence GTGAACCTGATCCACGGTGAGTCGCCCCGAAACCCCCTCGAGGAACAGGCCTTCGCCCTCCTCGCTCAGGTTTACGACCCCGAGCTCGGCCTTGACATCGTGAACCTGGGGTTGGTGTACGCGGTGGAGGTCCGTCCGCCGAAGGCCCGGGTGCGGATGACCCTCACCACGCCCGGCTGCCCCCTGCACGACGCCATGGCCCCGGCCGTGGAGCGGGCGCTCGAGCGGTTGCCGGGGGTGGAGGCGGTCGAGGTGGAGCTGGTCTGGGACCCGCCCTGGACACCCGAGCGGATGAGCCCCGAGGCGCGGCGTGCCCTCGGGTGGGGGTAG